In the genome of Bradysia coprophila strain Holo2 unplaced genomic scaffold, BU_Bcop_v1 contig_232, whole genome shotgun sequence, one region contains:
- the LOC119077177 gene encoding oxidoreductase vrtI-like, which translates to MDLLQPVSNISLPVIDYTALVKRDSTEIQKIVRASTELGFFYLKVDNQLDPDPMFRLAENVFRMPLDDKLPYKMDGKNGIYYGYKPARTTFTDKHGTPDTIEFWNISKDELLVRNGNDFPKAILDVKDVIKSFMIKSHEMINVILEILSISLGLDAKALSNLHRLMESSGDQLRFTKTTMHPIQNRPSSPDVSLGAHTDFGSITILFNRLYGLQVLSPNKEWLFVPPLPGHAVVNLGDAMVKLSGGRLMSNTHRVVTAPGLSAVTDRYSVVYFARPENVVQMKNLLSDEVNETDNLTAEEWIARRVRHFQIVNYTNEEAYELSRGTESYVDV; encoded by the coding sequence ATGGACCTTCTACAACCTGTGTCCAATATTTCATTGCCAGTTATCGATTACACTGCACTCGTTAAAAGGGACAGCACAgagattcaaaaaattgtcagaGCTTCCACAGAGCTGGGATTCTTCTACTTGAAAGTCGACAACCAACTCGATCCGGATCCCATGTTTCGGTTAGCAGAAAACGTCTTTCGAATGCCGTTGGACGACAAATTGCCGTACAAAATGGACggtaaaaatggaatttactATGGTTACAAGCCTGCCCGTACCACGTTTACTGATAAACATGGTACTCCCGATACCATCGAGTTTTGGAACATATCAAAAGATGAACTTCTTGTTCGCAACGGAAACGACTTCCCGAAAGCTATCTTAGACGTCAAGGACGTCATTAAGAGTTTTATGATCAAATCGCACGAAATGATTAACGTCATTCTGGAGATTCTGTCGATCAGTCTGGGTCTCGATGCGAAAGCACTCTCGAATTTACATCGCCTAATGGAGTCAAGTGGCGATCAATTGCGATTCACCAAGACAACTATGCATCCCATTCAAAATCGGCCATCTTCACCCGATGTATCCTTGGGTGCGCACACTGATTTCGGATCCATTACGATCCTTTTCAATCGGCTGTATGGTCTGCAGGTTCTGTCGCCGAACAAGGAATGGTTGTTCGTTCCACCATTACCGGGACATGCTGTTGTTAATCTCGGCGATGCTATGGTAAAACTTTCCGGTGGTCGTCTGATGTCGAATACTCATCGAGTCGTGACAGCACCGGGTCTTAGTGCAGTAACCGATCGTTATAGCGTTGTTTATTTCGCGAGGCCCGAGAACGTTGTCCAAATGAAGAATCTCTTGAGCGATGAGGTGAATGAAACGGACAATTTGACGGCTGAAGAGTGGATTGCACGGCGAGTGagacattttcaaattgtgaACTATACGAATGAGGAAGCGTATGAATTGAGTAGAGGTACGGAAAGCTATGTTGatgtttga